In uncultured Methanobacterium sp., the following proteins share a genomic window:
- a CDS encoding radical SAM protein: EIAKRLNPDVKTVVGGQYFTALADESLSTYPEIDFVVRGEGEVTLYELVKSLENDQSPVDVKGLSFRNGSKIIHNPPRPFISNLDDLPFPGYHFVNQHMKKYNFKMMAYSGAGYALVEASRGCAYKCTFCSQWQHWGGKWRPKSPGRIADEMEHIYNEYGITFLWLTDDNFGLGKRTSTLCDELIKRGLSKDLTWFMQARSDDIIKNKDNLPKMRKAGNYWIMAGLERHDNQILQDYHKGIKASDAKLSMDLLKENDIFSQATLITGDRKDSHESIQGLRDFVNYVDPDIAIFMILTPFPGTELYETARKQGWLEDDNWANYDMVHAVMPTEHLSRDEVQEELYQCYRSFYGSMRRRITGVFSRNKFKRQTYRYMAGQGLLQALRDLY; the protein is encoded by the coding sequence TGGAAATTGCTAAAAGACTAAATCCAGATGTTAAGACAGTAGTTGGGGGTCAATATTTCACTGCACTGGCAGATGAGAGCCTTTCTACCTATCCAGAAATTGATTTTGTGGTGCGTGGTGAGGGAGAAGTCACCCTTTATGAACTGGTAAAAAGTCTGGAAAATGACCAATCACCGGTAGATGTTAAAGGATTATCCTTCAGGAATGGTTCAAAAATCATTCATAATCCACCCCGTCCATTCATCAGTAACCTGGATGACCTTCCATTCCCGGGTTACCATTTTGTTAATCAGCATATGAAGAAGTACAACTTCAAAATGATGGCCTACTCCGGTGCAGGATACGCCCTGGTGGAAGCATCCCGTGGATGTGCCTATAAATGTACATTCTGCTCGCAGTGGCAGCACTGGGGAGGTAAATGGAGACCAAAATCCCCTGGTAGAATCGCCGATGAAATGGAACACATCTACAATGAATATGGTATCACCTTCCTGTGGTTAACCGATGATAACTTTGGTCTGGGTAAAAGAACCAGTACACTGTGTGATGAATTGATCAAAAGGGGACTTTCTAAGGATTTAACCTGGTTCATGCAGGCTCGAAGCGATGATATCATAAAAAATAAAGATAACTTGCCTAAAATGAGAAAAGCGGGTAATTACTGGATCATGGCAGGGTTGGAGCGGCATGATAACCAGATACTGCAGGATTATCATAAGGGGATTAAAGCCAGTGATGCCAAGCTTTCCATGGATCTATTGAAAGAAAATGACATTTTTTCCCAGGCAACACTCATCACCGGTGACCGGAAGGACTCCCATGAATCAATCCAGGGGTTAAGGGATTTTGTTAACTATGTGGATCCAGATATAGCGATTTTCATGATCCTGACTCCATTTCCTGGAACCGAGCTTTATGAAACTGCCAGAAAGCAGGGATGGTTGGAAGATGATAACTGGGCCAACTATGATATGGTGCATGCAGTGATGCCCACCGAACATTTATCCCGGGACGAGGTTCAGGAAGAACTTTACCAGTGCTACCGCAGTTTCTATGGTAGTATGCGGCGGAGAATTACCGGTGTGTTTTCACGGAATAAATTTAAAAGACAAACTTACCGTTACATGGCAGGCCAGGGCCTCCTGCAGGCATTGAGGGATCTTTATTGA
- a CDS encoding protease htpX: protein MVSNEEIKRKLAEKRNPTRRSITESGTVSSEELKEKFRSKRNKQTENPGYLVCDTCSGYYQLEPGESPDDFSDECECGGKLKHSKTANLDQES from the coding sequence GTGGTTTCTAACGAAGAAATAAAAAGGAAACTTGCTGAAAAGAGGAATCCTACTAGAAGAAGTATAACAGAAAGTGGAACTGTTTCCAGTGAGGAACTAAAGGAAAAGTTCAGGTCGAAAAGAAATAAACAAACCGAAAATCCCGGTTATCTGGTCTGTGATACCTGTAGTGGTTATTACCAATTAGAACCAGGGGAGTCCCCGGATGATTTTAGTGACGAGTGTGAATGTGGTGGCAAGTTGAAACACTCAAAAACTGCAAACCTCGATCAAGAGTCTTAA
- a CDS encoding zinc ribbon domain-containing protein produces MVYCHNCGTKNDDDAEFCSKCGEPLRDVRDDYGGRRHHRRDDRYYRQRNECFGLPHGNVIGPLIGGIILILIGLASFTGFQNMWNYIWPAIIIIVGLLIVVGAIYSSSKRK; encoded by the coding sequence ATGGTTTACTGTCATAATTGTGGTACTAAAAATGATGATGATGCTGAATTTTGTTCTAAATGTGGAGAACCGCTGCGAGATGTCAGGGATGATTATGGTGGAAGACGCCATCACCGCCGTGATGATCGATACTACCGTCAGAGGAATGAATGTTTCGGACTTCCACACGGTAATGTAATTGGACCACTTATTGGTGGAATTATACTAATTTTAATAGGCCTAGCCTCATTTACTGGATTCCAGAACATGTGGAACTATATCTGGCCAGCAATTATCATCATTGTAGGTCTGTTGATAGTAGTAGGTGCAATTTACAGTTCCAGTAAAAGGAAATAA